GTCATCTTGATAGTTTATACTTATCAATAACTATACCGATTCCTTCTAGAAAACTTACATTTCTTGGGTATGGAGTAATAAATTCCCAACAGAAAGCACTAGTGCCAAGTAGAATTCATAGATATCGGAATTTGAAGTCAAACCTGAAGAACCCAATGAGCACAGCTTAAAAACCTTGCGACACCAAGGGCAAATACGTAATGAGCCGTGAATGGTTCAACAATCTGAGAGGGAGAGAAACAAAGTTACCTAAAAGAGAATTGCAAGTACAAGTTGACAAGTCCTTAGGGACCAATTTCATACCTTTGTGTTCTGCATAACCCTGAGTTGTGGGAGAACTGAAACTGCTTCAAGATAGACGCAGAATGCCCAAAATATCCTGTTGATAAAGTGATGGGACGTCGATGGATGAATTAACAAAGCTAGTGCAGCACATGGGACCGCCTACATCAAAAATCATATCAAGGTAAGATTTATCATTACATAGAAACAGAAGAAGAAACTAAGATTTTACTCAACTGAAACTGCAATCAGCCCATGCCAAATAGAAGTTGAAAGTCGTGATATCATaacaatcattttattttacatggttaaaaaaactaaagttcTCTCTACAATACCTTATAAGAATTTCATTCCCctgttaaaaaagttgaaaatttgatATGCGATATAACTATTCTGCCCTTCAATATATAGTAAATCATCGGTAACTTTTATAATAGTCAACCCCAAATAATTATCCTGATACTATATAATTCAGACTATATTCTTATAAGCTAAGATAATTTTGGTAAACTAAACTTCAAGGAACACAATACTGTCATTTAGAAAAAATACAGATCAGTAGCCGCACGTAGAAAGTATTTGACCGCTAGTGGGAACCACCATAAAAAGTTGTCAGATGACACCAGTAGAAAGTATTAACTCCCGCTGCATTGTGTGGGCAGTTTtctatttaaagtttaaacataaaaaattctAACATTAATAAGATAAATTTCTTAATATCGAAGAAAGAACTGTCTCGTGCACTACTAATGAATTTTGAATACACTAACAAGCGGCTGACAGTCAGCAAGTAGAAAACTTAACCAACGTATTCACAGGAATATAAGAACTTCAAAGTAATCAACTTCTCAGTATAAATGAATCCTCAACTTATGCATTGCTTAAAAAGTAAAGCAGAAGATAGATGTGATAAAGAATTTCCACATAGATGTGACATGAGGGGCTTACCACATAGTACATTGCAAAGTTGTCTTTGTCCTCCATGTAACTTGATTGGAGTTTAAAACGGATCATAAAGATAACCCACAATGTTGTACCCAATGTAGCCAAGTCAAGCAAGGTATGTATATCATACTCCATAACATAGCTGCAATATAATCTAACAGCCAAAAACATAGCTGTTAGGTATTGCGTTTTCAGCGATAACCCTACAATCAACCAACACAAATGAGACCAATAAATTTGTATCCAGCGGGAATAAGCAAAATGTTGAAACAATATACCATAGCATCCGTCAAAACTGACTTTATACGAATCATGAAAAGCATGATTGTATCCTAAGTAACAGGCAAGAGAAATCTTTTCGGGGTGCATAAATGATAACCCAGCCTATTACACAATTATCAATTATTGTGATATGTAGGGTAAATTTTGGGATCACAACGATGAAACAAATACTGTTAAAAAGGTGAAAAATCAGCTATATATATTCATGCAAGGTTATACAGATAGTGGAATAAGATTCTGGTAAAGCTCTTTTGGAACTATTTACCAGATGACATTTTACCAAAGGTGAAAGGCCTCGTCATAATATTTAAAGTTTCCGATCAGTCCTCTGTATTAACACATGCCTTAAGGttctgaaatttttaaaaaagccaTTTAAGATCTTATTGTTGGTAAAGGTAATAGACAATATTTTAGCAAGCAATGAGTTCCATTATTAACATACAGCATACAACAATTGTGATTTGAACTTGTCAATAGATGAGTTATACTTGTATATCTAGATAGTAGATACACAAATTTAATTCTTAAAACTCAATGAAAAACAGCATTCAGAGATTTGGAAaccttattttaagtgtatgaGATTTATAATCCTCTAACATCGATACGAAAACTAGATTGAGAGCTCATTGTTTAAAACAAGCTTAAACTAGTACAATCGCTAGAGTTGAAAAAAACAACAGaacaaacatttttaatatatatttagaggcTAAACCTATTACTCGTAATTTGTATAAGATATAGAACAAAGTGTGTCTAAAGGAATTTGTCCGATGGAGTAATATCTGCATAAGTCTACCATAATGAGTCTTTCATTACTTAAGGATCTCTTTAATGGAAGAATATGTCCTGCATTCTTTGTACGAATTCTCAAGAAAAATCATTTTGTATGAAATCGTTGCAGTGTTGTACCATGTGAAATTTTTTCTTTAACGTGCATTATTATGTGTTAACTGCTGGCTGTTTATCACAATGAATAGAAACTTCATTACCATTCTAGTTCGGTATCTGtggtaaattttgattttacttcattttaaaaattcattattAAGTAACAAGAGTAACATCGCAAACGGTTATGCATTTCCTACATGTTCCATTATCATAAAAAACGAAAGGAGTAGGTGACATCTAGATGAGCTATACACCTAACCTGATAGATATATATTCAACATAACTCAAACTAAGAGCATACAGAAAAGACACGCCTTTATCAGGACAAACTATTTATAGCTATATATAACTCACCTAATAACCAGAAGCAGATTTATTATAACCAAACCAGAAAACTGCCTTataatttcataatcataaacttGCAAAACTTTACACAGAGAAGATAAGGAAAGAGAATATCCAAGTATCCAACTAAAACCTTTATAAATTCAGTAAACAATAAGATGTCGATAATAATAATGGTGTTTCTTACATAGGTAAAATTAACTGCAATATCTTCCAGAAATCAATGAACCATAAACCGTGATCTTGAGACTAATTGATCTACTTTTTGACAGGTATTGAGAGATGCATAAGAGACAGCAAGAAGAACAATAAAGCAACTTACTTTATACAAATACCTAAAGAATACAAACAACTCACCGGCATCTATTATCAAAAGAGACTAGTATATTTGATTCAATATGTCAACATGGGCTGCCTATATGCAAAACATTACTCAAAACTTTGCAGTAATCATTACGAAGTTCAACCGTAAAAGATAAACCAAGATTTCATATCTAAGCCTATACAAATTTTACTAGGCAACTTCCTAAACAAAATCCATGCTTTTACTTTTTCAAATTCATCAACGATCTTCGACCAGACCCATAATATCACttgcacacaaaaaaaaaagctaaacaTATAAGTAACAGATCATCATCCTACATCAAAAATAGAGACATTTTAAAACTTACACAACTCTGAGATTGAATTAAACAGTCTCATAtagaaaatcaaaagtcaaaagctCAAATCCTTACCGAAATCCGGTGAAAAAGACATTAATTTCACAAATACTCTAAAGCAAGAACTTGTCATAATAAATtctttaaattttgtaaatctTAACTTAGCTGCTAAATGTGCAATTCATGggtaatcttttatttttttctttttcttaattatcAAAACTTTATCATTAAATCTTCAAACTTTACATCAATATCTCACACCTAAagtcaaacaaacaaaaacccaaTTGATTCAACACAAAAAGCAAACAACTTTCCatcaaaaaacatataaacaagATCAATTTAACAGaaagataaaaagttatatatatatataaagattagtTGATCAAATACATACCAGCACAAGTCTTTTCTTTCATGAGTTTATAAATAAGGACGGAGATACCAATGGAATGAACAGCTTCAGCAGCAACAAATAAATTATCATGATCATGAACAATCACACGCAGCAGCACCAAAGCCAGCATTCCACTCACTACTGCCAAAAAAGCTTTCACCTTTGGTGGTTGCCGGCGAACCCATGATGATATTATATGGATCGTTCTCTTTGGTGGTCTCATTCTTCTTTTTTCACttaaaatttgggttttgtttttgtgtaacgatttgtgtatgtataggatggtttttgtttttttagggtttttgtgaTTTGGGGGAGAATTTTAGTCTGTGGAAGTCAGTAAATGTGTTTATATTGGAGGTTTGGTTGGAATTCTTTGGTGATAGAAAGGTGGGATAAGCTGAAAATGTAATGaactttatgttattttatgtaatgaagtaTGTTTATTACATggaatgaacttttaaatcctaTTTATCGGATGCAACTGGATATATGTGTCAATCATATAAGCTGctacttgtaagtttttgattggtcggatacatccaataacttggatttgaaagttcattacatacaataaacatccaaGTAGTtaattacacaacataaacattcgtgCATAATTCATTACATTCCCAGATTATCCGTAGAAAGTTTTGTTACACCATTAGGTGGTCAAATTTTATAACAATCGACTAGATTTATAtccatataatatattttgattttgattttttaaacaaaattcacttaaaatttttaaaacaatatGACTTTAGTATCTATATTATTATCCTAGTCTTGATATCCATGTTGCTAGCAAATGATCCGTGTATAGTAGCTAAATAgattgaattataaaaaaaatttgtatatacctcatatacatgatttgtgagtatgaaataaattgtggttaaagtaaactaATGATCGATGTTagattataataaaaagtaataataaatataatatatgtttagttaaagttttgaatataccttgaatttttaaaagcacattaaaatcgaaacttgtaagcatagaaGATGACGATatatagccttgtgatttcaaatcgtaaattcaattttttgaagtcttcgtgttattaacttattacaCATGTGTTGTGTATCTATAAgctaagagttagagtttaattctaagtaaaataaggaaattgaatcaatatacaattaaaaaaactaatttaataaattaaataaattaaaaaaacacatgtcgATCAATGATTACGTCAAATGTCGTTTTAAGAATATCTctatcttgttttagtttataggTAGATAACCAACTCTACTTAGGTGGGTTGACCAAgagtatcttctaaatccactatgtagGCCCCCGTATATGAGTTTTTTCTCAAGgttttgggtttctcatctcaaggtatttttcatgagaATGGGGTTGGAAGTCCAACAAATCGCTGGTTAAAGTTTCTTTCAGCacatctgaatcgaaactaactttacaaaaaaaaaaatctatattattatataaagattattcatctttgttaaataactaaaacaaaaattaaaaaaaaaaatcagtatCTTACTATTAATTAATTCGTTTACACCATTAGTCTTTTAATCTTCTCAATATCCTCACTATccatttaaatcaattacttttacatcagttaTCACTACATATTGTGCAGAGATCTCTATGTTCTAAAATATTTCTACCACCTTTAATCTACACCACACGACACAACCGCCACCATCAATAGTCACTATCAATACAACCAGTGTTGTAAATATCGGTTGATATCTCGGCATCGTCTCGGGATTGGATTCTAAAGAAGACGAAATGGGTACGATCGGGTGAAATATCAGCCAACACCGGTAAACCATGGGATATCGCCCAAATATATGGAATCTTGGTCAATATCGATCAAATATTTGTAATCTCGGTCAAATATCGACGAGAATCAGTCAAATCCAGTcaaggtcaacaaaagtcatttttgaatatatattttttgtttttcaaaggtttttaaaagaaatccattttcaattaaataaatcctttttgtttaagtttacaaatattattataatgttTTGAAACTATTATactaaatttaaatttgaaaatggGAAATTATCGTTATAGTTAACTACAGAGATGTTAGTTGCAGTTGTGTTGTTTTGCAAGAAACAATTCTGtacattttaaaatttgaaaggtTAATATGAAATAATACCTTTTATAATTGCAGGGatgttttattttatgcatttaagtgtcatttaaaaattaaaaattgcaAATGAAGGTAGCAGATGCATTATATTTAGACAATTATTTTAGAAATAACTGTCATTTGAAAATTATGTATTATATTTAGACaattattttagaaattatCCACGAGTACAAGGCTAGTGAAGAAAATTTTTGATACCGATCAATATGAATCCTAGTTCCACCATTGTCATCTATATATCCACCATAATCATCACTACCATTTCACCACCACCATTCGTGAATCGCCacttatcttatatatattgaacGTACCTAGCTTTGATTTTACAATACTCACATATTCTGTAATTTCTGTCATCATCGTgctatgtaaatgtaaatacgtgtcaagttaaaaaacaaaaatgtcgAGTGTGTTCTTTTTATAACTCCTCGACCATATCGCTCTTTGAATTTCTCTGTCCCTCACAAACTCAAAAGGCCAACACACATTTGGTCATGTCGAAGTTTTGGAGTTTGTTTATGCTCACTCTTGTTGTTCTCTCATTTCACTTATTCTTCCTTGAAGGTTTTGCATCTTCCATCACATCTCCTACATATATTCTACATTTCACTTTTTTACATGCATATTCCCTGTCAGTGTATCTAATCATTTCTAATTGTGAAGTTGCTCTTTCTTGTTTTacaaatgtaattatatatcatcaactatcaataaacaataataactaATGTGCTTTTTGATGATATTTTAGTTTGTTGTTTACTCTTTGTTACTTGCATGCATTTGATTCTTGGAAACTATAGTTTAATTAGCTTAATTAATTGCAATAGTTtgtgaaattatatgtataaagtatttttttaaGGGTTGTGATATCCGTATTACAACATACAAGTTTTACAGCTGAATGTAAAAACCAATAATGTTGTATAGTTGTGGtaaataatacaagttttacaGCTGAATGTAAAAACCAATAATGTTGTATAGTTGcgttaaatctatatataagaaagtggtactaatatcacttcccatttttTAATGTCCAACCAAGATTAATGCTCTACTACCCGGATTACTCAATGGTGAAAGACACCCCATTTGCCCACAAACGACACACAGTGTTGGGTAGACAGAGCCCACCAACGCCACCAGTTCCTAAGATAAATCTGTGGCTGATGAATTAAAGGCCCACGCGGTAAAACTCATGTTGAACTGGACTTGAACTTAAACATGTAGTCTCTAATCCATCTCTTCATGTTATTCCCATGAAATTCTTCATGCATTGTGGTACTATTTTTGCAATTGAGTTTAGA
The sequence above is drawn from the Erigeron canadensis isolate Cc75 chromosome 4, C_canadensis_v1, whole genome shotgun sequence genome and encodes:
- the LOC122595431 gene encoding ER lumen protein-retaining receptor erd-2.2, which produces MRPPKRTIHIISSWVRRQPPKVKAFLAVVSGMLALVLLRVIVHDHDNLFVAAEAVHSIGISVLIYKLMKEKTCAGLSLKTQYLTAMFLAVRLYCSYVMEYDIHTLLDLATLGTTLWVIFMIRFKLQSSYMEDKDNFAMYYVAVPCAALALLIHPSTSHHFINRIFWAFCVYLEAVSVLPQLRVMQNTKIVEPFTAHYVFALGVARFLSCAHWVLQVLDSRGHLLTALGYGLWPSMVLISEIVQTFILADFCYYYVKSVFGGQLVLRLPSGVV